The window CGCAACCCGCTTCAGCGCGGTTACCTGCCGGTGATCCGGTTCGCCACCACCTGGCGCTGGACCACCGTGCTGATCGGCATCGGCGTGCTGATCGGGACGTTCGCGCTCTCCACCCGTCTGGAGACCAACTTCCTCGACGAGTCGGGGCAGGACAGCCTGACCATCACCCAGGAGATGCCGCCCGGCACCAGCCTGGAGGCCACCAACGAGGCGGCGAAGAAGGTCGAGGGCGTCCTCGCGGCCCGCGCCGAGATCGAGACCTACCAGGTCAACGTCGGCGGCAACTCGGCCAACCCGTTCGCCGGCGGCGGCGGCTCCGGCACCGCCACCTACAACGTGGCGCTGAAGGAGGACGCCGACGCCGAGCAGGTCTCGGACGCGCTGCGCGAGCAGTTCGCCCAGCTGACCGACAAGGGCGAGATCAAGATCGGCCAGGAGAGCTCGGGGCTGGGCAGCAGCCAGCTCTCGGTGCAGGTCTCGGCGGCCGACAACGACGTGCTCGCCTCGGCCACCGAGCAGGTGCGGGCCGCGATGGCCGGGATCGCCGGTGTCACCGACGTGGACACCACCCTGGTGGCCACCGTGCCGCGGCTCGAGGTCGAGGTGGACCGCAAGGCCGCCGCGTCCGCCGGGCTCACCGAGGCGCAGATCGGCCAGACCGTGGCCGGCATGTTCCGCAGCGTCCCGGCCGGTCGGATCAGCGTCGACGGCAACAGCGAGGACGTGGTGATCTCGTTCGGTTCGGCGCCCGCCGACCCGGCCGCGCTGCGGGCCCTGCCGCTGACCACCCCACGCGGCATCGTGCCGCTGGACCAGGTCGCCGACGTCAAGGAGGTCGGCGGGCCGCCCACGATCAGCCGGAGCGACGGCAACCGGATCGCCAGCGTCACCGGTGCGGTCGTCGGCTCCGACCTGCGCCAGGTCAACGCCGACCTCACCAAGGCGCTGGACGCCCTCCAGACCCCGCCCGGCGCGGAGATCACCGTCGCCGGCGTCGGTGCCGACCAGGCGGAGGCGTTCGAGCAGCTCGGCCTGGCCGTGCTGGCCGCGATCGCGATCGTCTTCATCATCATGGTCGCGACCTTCCACAGCGTGCTCCAGCCGGTGATCCTGCTGGTGTCGATCCCGTTCGCGGCGACCGGCGCGATCGGCCTGCTGCTGATCACCGGCACCCCGCTCGGCGTACCTGCGCTGATCGGTGTCCTGATGTTGGTCGGCATCGTGGTGACCAACGCCATCGTGCTGATGGATCTGATCAACCATTACCGGGCCCAGGGGTACGGCGTACAGGAGGCCGTGATCGAGGGCGGCCGGCACCGGCTGCGCCCGATCCTGATGACCGCGATCGCGACCATCTTCGCTCTGATCCCGATGGCGCTGGGTCTCACCGGCGAGGGCGGCTTCATCTCGCAGCCGCTGGCCATCGTGGTGATCGGTGGTCTGGTCAGCTCGACGCTGCTCACGCTGGTGCTGGTCCCGACGCTCTACACCATGGTGGAGAACCGCAAGGAGAAGAGCCGGGCCAAGCGTCAGGCCAGGCGGCTGCGCAAGGGACAGGCGGCCGGGACGCCGAAGCACGCCGCCGACGAGCCGGCCGACGACCTGGTGCCGGCCGGGGTGGCGCCGGACTCCAGCGGCGGCGCCCACGAGGCCCGGCCGGAGGGCGGTCGATCGGCGCTGCGGGGCTTCACCGATCAGTTCGAAGTGCTGAAGATGCCGCGTAAGCCGGCCAATCCGGCTGAGTAAGCGGTACCGAATCGATGCCCGGTCCCCGGTGGGGCCGGGCATCGTCATATGGTCAGGTACGTGCCAGCAGCCTTCCCGGTCCTTACCCGTAACCGTGACTTCCGCCGTCTGTTCGCGGCCGAGCTGGTGGTCTTCGGCGCCGACTGGTTCGTCATGGTCCCGCTGCTGGTGCTGCTCCCGGAGCTGACCGGCGGCGGCACCCTCGGTGCGATGGTGCTGGCCGTGGACACCGGCATCCTGGCGCTGCTGCTCCCGTGGACGGGCACGGTCGCCGACCGGGTGGACCGCCGGAAGATCCTGATCGTCTCGAACGCGGCGGCCTTCCTGTCGGTGCTGCTGCTGTTCGGGGTCCGGTCGGCGGCCACCGCCCCGCTGGCACTCGTCGCGGTCGGGGCGATCGCGGTGTCCAAGGCGTTCTACTCACCGGCCGCGTCGGCCGCGCTGCCGAACCTCGTGGACCCGGCGGACCTGGCCGCGGCGAACACCGTCGCCGGGTCCGCCTGGGGCACCATGACAGTGGTGGGCGCGTCGCTCGGTGGAGTCGTGAGCAGCGCTTTCAGCCCGTACGTCTGCTTCGCCGTGACGGCCGTCTGCCTGCTCACCGGAAGCCTTCTCACCGCCCTGATCCGACGGCCGATGCAGGCACCGCGCAGCGGTGGCGGCGAGCCGGTCCGGGCTCTGGCCGCACTGATGGAGTCGCTGCGCTACATCGGCGCCCGCCCGCGCCTGCGCGCCCTGGTGACGGTGAAGTCCGCGGTCGGGCTCGGCAACGGGGTGCTGACCGTGTTCCCACTGATCGCGGCGGCGCACGGGGTGGGCGCGTTGGGGGCCGGGCTGCTGTTCGCGCTGCGCGGCGCGGGCGCGCTGGTCGGCCCGCTGGTGATGCGCCCGGTGCTGAACCGCCCGTCCTGGCTGCTGCCCGGCCTGGCCCTGTCGATGGGGCTGTACGGTCTCGGTTATCTGGGTGTCGCGTTCACGCAGTGGTTTCCGTTGGTGGCCGGGTTGGTCTTCGTCGCGCACTTCGCCGGTGGCAGTAACTGGGTGCTGTCCAACTACGCCCTTCAGGGCGAGGTTCCGGACGCGCTGCGCGGCCGGGTCTTCGCCACCGACATGATGCTGGCGACGCTCGCCATCGCGGTGAGTCAGCTGGTCGCGGGCGCGGCCATCGACCGGGTCGAGCCACGCTGGATCATCGCGGGCTGCGCGTCGATCACTCTCACCTACGCGATCGGGTGGCGGATCGCGACCCGTCGGCTTCGTCCCTCGGCCGAGCCGACATTCGGGATTACCGGTACCGGGGAGCTTCCCCGAAATGATCACGCCCTAGCATGTGACGATGGGTTTGACCTTCGTCACCGGGCCGGTCTCCGTCAGCACGCCGGCGACCAGCGCCAATCTGGGCCCCGGCTTCGACGCTCTCGGCCTGGCGCTGACTCTGTACGACGACCTGTCGGCGCGGGTGACCGACGGCGGTTTCACCGTGACGGTGCTCGGTCAGGGTGCCGGGGATCTGCCGACCGGCGAGGACCATCTGGTGGTCCGGGCCATGCTGACCACCTTCGACGAGGTGGGCGTGCGCCCGCCGGGTCTGGCCGTCGAGTGCGTCAACCGGATCCCGCAAGCGCGTGGCATGGGCAGTTCGTCGGCGGCGATCGTCGGTGGCGTGCAGTTGGCCCGGGGCCTGATCGCCGGTGGTCTCGATCTGATCGACGACGAGGCCGCCCTGCGCATCGCGGCCCGCATCGAGGGCCACCCCGACAATGTCGCTCCATGCCTGCTCGGCGGGTTCACGGTGGCCTGGACGGAGCCGGGTGGAGCGCGGGCGGTTAAGCTGACGCCGGCCGAGGGTGTGCGCCCGACGGTTTTCGTTCCCGCCGAGCTGGGGTTCACGGCTTCCGCTCGCGCCGCGCTGCCGGCCGAGGTGCCGCATCACGACGCCGCGTTCAACGCCGGGCGGGCCGCGCTGCTCACGCACGCTCTCACCAGCGATCCGTCGCTGCTGTTCCCGGCCACCGAGGATCGTCT of the Actinoplanes sichuanensis genome contains:
- the thrB gene encoding homoserine kinase, whose protein sequence is MGLTFVTGPVSVSTPATSANLGPGFDALGLALTLYDDLSARVTDGGFTVTVLGQGAGDLPTGEDHLVVRAMLTTFDEVGVRPPGLAVECVNRIPQARGMGSSSAAIVGGVQLARGLIAGGLDLIDDEAALRIAARIEGHPDNVAPCLLGGFTVAWTEPGGARAVKLTPAEGVRPTVFVPAELGFTASARAALPAEVPHHDAAFNAGRAALLTHALTSDPSLLFPATEDRLHQGYRAPGMPASAALVTALRSAGVAAVVSGAGPSVLALTEVPGDFAPGAHWHSEVLGVDDAGARVKGGMVEHAERGPVAAGRTS
- a CDS encoding efflux RND transporter permease subunit — encoded protein: MSALTRLSLANRGLVALIALVISGFGLYAIPSLKQQLFPSIELPAAFVSAVLPGASPETVEEQVTKPIEDAVKGIDGIDTVTSTSRENVSSVVVMFEFGTDIESAVNQVTTSINRIQAQLPENVDPQVFAGGTDDIPAIVLAASGGSDEADLLRRLNETVVPELNGIEGVRDTQVTGARAKQVVITPDLPKMGAAGVNPSSLTTVLQANGVSIPAGAVTRDDKSLTVQVGTPLTSVDQLKDVYLTGSRGPVRLGDVAAVESKLPPAESYTRTDGVDSLGIAVTARPDGNPVSISHEVRDMLDELQKNSGATLTVITDQAPYVERSIESLTTEGLLGLAMAVVVILVFLLSVRSTLVTAVSIPLSVLVALIALWVGDYTLNLLTLGALTIAVGRVVDDSIVVLENIKRHLEYGEEKVHAILGAVKEVAGAVVASTLTTVAVFAPIALVGGLVGQIFSSFAITVTVALLASLFVSLTIVPVLAYWFLKPQPAGADNEAVRRAAEEKELRNPLQRGYLPVIRFATTWRWTTVLIGIGVLIGTFALSTRLETNFLDESGQDSLTITQEMPPGTSLEATNEAAKKVEGVLAARAEIETYQVNVGGNSANPFAGGGGSGTATYNVALKEDADAEQVSDALREQFAQLTDKGEIKIGQESSGLGSSQLSVQVSAADNDVLASATEQVRAAMAGIAGVTDVDTTLVATVPRLEVEVDRKAAASAGLTEAQIGQTVAGMFRSVPAGRISVDGNSEDVVISFGSAPADPAALRALPLTTPRGIVPLDQVADVKEVGGPPTISRSDGNRIASVTGAVVGSDLRQVNADLTKALDALQTPPGAEITVAGVGADQAEAFEQLGLAVLAAIAIVFIIMVATFHSVLQPVILLVSIPFAATGAIGLLLITGTPLGVPALIGVLMLVGIVVTNAIVLMDLINHYRAQGYGVQEAVIEGGRHRLRPILMTAIATIFALIPMALGLTGEGGFISQPLAIVVIGGLVSSTLLTLVLVPTLYTMVENRKEKSRAKRQARRLRKGQAAGTPKHAADEPADDLVPAGVAPDSSGGAHEARPEGGRSALRGFTDQFEVLKMPRKPANPAE